DNA from Biomphalaria glabrata chromosome 14, xgBioGlab47.1, whole genome shotgun sequence:
TGCATAAATACGTTTTGAATTCAATCAAGTATAGTGATATACGAAACATTATCAACGAAATCCGAAGTTACGTAATTAATTGATGTTATTTCTCTATAATGAACATTTTGGACCTCTTGAAAAAGAGAGCGATGCGCTATGACTTTACTATTAGAATATAATCCGTCCAATGGTACATTGTTCTGTGATGATGATACGTTGGCGTATTCGCTGCTACTGTTCTGAAGATGTAACTCCTGTTTAGACTGTACACATTTTCTATACCCTAATtctgaagagaaaaaaagtgaaCATCTAAAATTCTCTAAAattgatattaataataataatgggatGTTAAGAATTTCGAATACTAAGAGTAAGTGCAGTGTATCACATGACAACTTAAGTCCAGTttcaacctacatattttttagCACCTTGGTCCGAGGGACCTTACCATTACTACATTAAACGATGTATATTAAAATGaaagtttttaaattacaaCTTATAACAGTcctgttaaaaaataaaaaaataaaatgtatattgaaTATTGTACATATCGCTTTGATTTTATATATTGTTCAACAAATGATACATATttagttaataaatatatttttttaaataattgagtAAAACATAAGTAAAACTATCATCATATACTGCATTAAAAAAGAATGATGTAAATACTGCATAATGCTTAACTACACCGGACTTAGTTTACAAGACTTGccaactatgaaaaaaaaaaaaaaatattaacattttttagataaacatttcattataaaatagacaCTACAAGTGTTAGTTAAACGCCTTCACATacatgctgaaaaaaaaacgaacagtggtaataataataatgaatgcaaaataaatgtgtactaaaaatgattattttattttgcttactTTTCCAAACACATATGAACGAAATAATCAGAACAATGACTAGCGCAGAAACAGAAATACTTAGAACTACTTGTCCATGAGCAAGATCCAACCGAGCATCCATATTTTGAATCGAACTCACATAttctaaaaaaagataaatgtgttTATCTCGATGCATAATGAAACATAGAATGCTGACATTATGAGGAAGAGAAAATGCTTCTCAATTTCCTGCTTTGTCTAGGGATTTTACACAGTTACAGGTAACCTAGGTATTCTACTGAAAGCCTATATCTAAAGCaggctttgatttttttttaattttatatcatCATTATTGGTATTCCatgaatttttcatttattataacacttagGTATTTgaagtttttagtctgtgtaaacaaaatacaaaatataaaaaaaaaacaatcaattatgtaatttattcattaaaatttatggcgtttatttaaaaaacaaaattttgagtACGTAATAACTAAAAAATGTCCACTTCATATTGTGGAATACACAACCTACATAGAAATGATAGAATCAAAAATTGTCGCTACTGTAAACATGATCATTTTTCGGGGTATGGgaattattataatttcttggattgataaataaaaagtaaagttgcccCTCTAAACCCTGCGTTCTATAGGAAGGAAAGGTCACTTGTTTGTGTAGCCCACTTTTAgcaaaggtgtcatgtgactaacacaatgaccaactgcatTTTCCCCTAATTAATTTTAGGCACCCACAAGGTTTGGATGGACTCCCAGGCACCCTTCAATCCAtgatattcaaaatcccaatcaaTAACGGGATTCAAGCCCGATACTCCCAGGTTCtaaagccaagcgccttaccacttGGCTACCACGACCTCTCTAGGTATGAGGAGCTACGTTATATTTCAACTAAATAAAACTCACATAATTGGTAGATAAATACAGTAAAGAGGTAGAAGAAGTGTACTTACTATGATGAAAAGTTATGGTATAATTTGTTCCATAAAATCTGTCTCTATGAGTACCAGTTATAACAGGGTAAACGTTAACAGCTATTGTGTAATTACCGTCTCTCAATGTTATAGTCGAGAGTGTAAAATTACACAGTGTCATATATTCGTTGACAAATGGTAATCCTGGTATGTTCCTTAGACCATTActaagaaactaacaaaaaatatttttaatttaactaataattttaaatgtatatgaGTATACATACTACTTATTTTTTATAAGTAAAATTAATCATAACGTTACATTCTAGACTGTATTATTTTGATACTACAGCTACTACTACTACTgataataatatgaaaaataaaaaggtctTTACTAGTCCATAGCTTAACTCTGTTTAGTAAAACGTTTGTTTACGTAATTTCACCCAAACCCAATCTGGGATTAAGTTTTAAATtcgcacaattttttttttttttttttgtaactgacaaaacaagaatcaagaaaaaaaaaattaactagtgATAAATAAGTATTGTGTTTGGTATCGGACAAGGGAAAGAAACCgtgcttgacagatgtggtgaaatattttgaattagtcccctctATACGTTTTGTAGAGATTTAGGTCGTTTGAACATAAATATAgttaactataaaaccttctatttatttaaaaagctcCTTCtgcccccatttttttttataactaatCTTGACAAATGATTGGATCATATGGCATTGAGTAAAtgaaaagcatgaaattgatcttagcaaataaaaaaaaaataaatacataaaatagtaaaaatatatttaatcttacagatttgttattgttagatagatctattacaaactgatccaaactaattgatacaattaagctgaatataagctttaaaaaacttttttttttattttaacagagaattttcacatttgtttgttgaacATTTTAACAATTTACATCTAATTACAGCCTAGATTCTATATTAATTCTGTAAAAtacttattaaaaatattttcctaaCAACATGCTACAAGACCACTTTTATGAAGAACATTAAGATCTATCTGTTTAAagcttttttagattagtttgcaAATGTAGTCgtagtgtttgtaatgttattacagcaccTTGAGACTACATTATGTTttttaacagcgctttataaataaaattatatatatatattatgattaGTTAGCTGTACACTATAATTGCGTTATCTATCTTACTTTGTATTacattcgaaaaaaaaaatgtcataagaGATGAAACATTCATGTAAACTTTTAATAACCTTTATGTATTAAGATAAGATCAACTGGAGATTTATGAACATTTGTGAAAATAGATAATACACACTTACATCTTCCCCTTGAAACGTAAAAAAACACGCTCCTTCTGGGTAAATTCTGCTAGTGCTACAATTTATCAATAAATATGTGTCATAGGTCTTGACCTCACATCTTAAATTTAAGCCTCTTTCTGAAAAGGataatgttttaatgttatctGTCTAAGAATGTAAGTACTTTATCATTCATGGTGAAAACATAGATGAATAGCAAGCTTTATGGTTTATCCGGTTAGAATAAATACGAAAGTATTGAGAAGTGATTTCGTTGAAACCATATAGTACGTGTATGCATTTTTTAGTACTGTAGAATCCAATTTTTAAACGTCATCGCTTCTTGTGATTGGGCTTGGAGGACTTAGCCTGTGTTGTAGCCTTTTTGTGTTGTTCCCCACAGTATTTTCTCAGTTACGTTTTATGTTACTTTTATCTTTATTTCGTTGCTCCTAATTGGATTGAACAGCTGGCTTCGTGACCGATTTGTCCCTTTATACTAAGACAGTGATCTATTTGTAAATAATGCAAGTTTACTGAATGATTACCTAATATGTAATTTCAGCTATTAGTCTGCTCTAATTGTAtgtattgtttatattatatcatTAAACAATCATTTGTAACTGCTTGTTTTTAGATACTGTACTTCAGCCCATCGGCATTACTTGTTTGACTTAATTAACGTACTAAATTGGTAGACTGTCAAAGGGTTGTATGatccaaggcaaaaatacaaccACGACAGACTCCTTGATAGTATTAAGTATTTCAATTTATACCAAAGGCTATCCGCTAGCATTTACTTTTGTTTACTTCGTTCATTTATCGCTGTGTTAATTAAGGTTAATCTTATAAAAGTTGCATTTCAAGAAAGTTGTTTATTACgtctaaggctaaggctaaTCCACTGAGacgatggatggctgcctggtcgtgcggtttgacttatcgatggtcccgtgttgaaaccctgcccactcccatcccccatcgtcctgcgggaggtttggactaggaagtaaattatcttcaactctgaaggaacataagACAGGGGCGGGCATTATTAACCGAAACAAAGGTACTAAACACTTTTAAAcatatcaacatttttttttgttaaagttctTTTTAGTTTCGTTTAAATTTCCCAAGATTTCTTTCTCAATAAATGTCTTTCAACTTACAAATGAATTCATTACTTACTGAAATACTGAGGTTTATAAAAAACAGGAACACTTTCGACTCCAACAACCGTACGTCCTCGACAAACATATTCTGGTGATTAGAGATaactttgttaatattttgtattttcgaATTCAAAGATTTTCTGGCTGAAGTTAAATAAATCAATTTTCAGGAAAATTTTATGCATCATCTTCTAAGTCTTTAATCTAAATgtttatcattggaatattatacaatgtaatagatctataaattcgcttaaccaggattctttctggTGAAGAGAGGGCgggttaaaaaatattgttccaagtttttttaaaatctaacattcaatcatttttaagagaaaaacaatcgcacCATAAATTGCATAAAGGTGACATTgtctttataaatataatttttttaaatgtctcctgataagttttaatatattattcTCTACATTTATTACAAAGTATCACATTTAAATTTTGTAGGACTTCTGTATCACAGTTGACCAAACGAATCTGACCTTGTGAACTAGAGGGAAGATGATGTCAAGATAATCTGTTTCTTAGGTCAACTGTTAACAAGCAGGGCGTCATGTAAACGACCattcgcctttacttttcccaactaaagttgGGTATCCATTACAGTTGTGTGGACccttaaaatcccaaaattcaaatcccagtcttcacctagattGAAACCTGGGACCCcagatttggaagccaagtgcttagcTAGTCGGCCTTCTCTCCACCAACGTGTAGACAAAGTCACCATGATTGGTCTACAGTGATTTGAATTTCTAATGATAATGAATAATGATACCGCAGCTTGTTTACCTTCGTTGATAGCTGTGGCTGTAACAGAAAGTTTGAAATTTCCAATGCTTAATACTGAATTGCTCCTATCATACCAAGCAATCTGTGTTGGAATTGTAGAATCATCGTTAGGCCTACATGAACAATGTATACTTTCACCCAGTTCAATTATTTCCTGGCAGCCATGTAATGCCAAAATTGAAGCAGCTGGAagtgaaataataatattaatgtttAAGAATAACAACGACAAAAaagttaatttcttttgaagaaAATTAGCTTCATCATTCAGAAGCTCAAAATCACTTTGAAATTTCAGACTACAAAGTACATATTTTTATTGCAATGATAAGCCTCGTAATTacagtaattaatttttgtaaCTAAGCGATTTATATTTAACCAGagaaaaatactatttaaaaagtttgtagtCATTAAGCAgatcttttaattaaaaataaaagtataatataataatgcATAAGTATTATCTTTAAATGCATTCATCTtgctatttaattaaattaaaatagttatgCTCCCCTTTTTAGACCTTACTATCTATAGTGCAtttgatgtaaaggttatttgTTTCTGCGGCCCACAATTAAGGAGGGTGTGATAttaccagcacaatgaccaacctcaTTGCTTATCTCTAGCTAACGTCCGGTAGCCCTTAGTTGGGTGTACTCAGGGGCGCTATAGAGAACCCAAAGttccaaatcccagtcttaactgAGATTCAAGCCCAGGACTCCCGGTttggaatccaagcgctttacaactaAGCAGCCGCCAATTAGATTGGTAAAAGGAATTATGTAGCATATTCTAGGCAAACTGTAGTTAGTGCCAAAATTGAAATGTGTGTTAGTTTATGTCATGcatataatgatttttttaagtttagatATCTTCGAATTTAAATAATGcgatttaatatatatatatctgtggcattttacgtctcgaaagacgatttttccctttgcaacttcttgtgtgactaaagaggccaatccttgatatacagctgcgatcgcaggttgggcatatatgcccaatatatatatatatatatatatatatatatatatatataatgaaaatatattttgtgcttttttgttctatatatatattcatgctGAAATGTTATAAGGACAAAAGCTTACATTTGAACCTCTGTAGTTTAACATTTTGTCCATATTTAGTATCCTCTTCTGTATTTCTTAAACTAGGATATATCGCTACATAAAGTGAGTCTGAAGtcacatttatatttcttagAGCTATCTGAGTTTCACATCTCGACGTGTAGTAGTCAGGCTTGCTAGCCGATACATTATGATAACACTCCATATGTCTGTGTATTCTTGCCGACTAATgtaaaatacaaacaacataTAAAGAATTTagatatagaacaataaattgATTTACATTGTTAACTTAAAGCCGTTtacaccttccccccccccccccccaacaacataaaaaaaggttgaaaaacaGTCATGAGTTGCTAACAAAGTCTTAGTATAAAAAAGGATTTCAGCCAAGGTTGAATTGAGGAAGACGCAGAAAAGGTAATTAAGGCAAATATAGCGAATGTATTTGTGTAATCAGGGACGGATTTGAGTATGTGGATGCCCCAGGGATAAATTTTGTGAAAGCCCCTACAATTTTTCTAAAGCTCTAATAGTAATCACATAtgaataaacatatttataccCTGTATATGAAAGTaggctatattttagaagaaagacaTAGAGTTCTTGAATATTTATCtcacttttcttttaaaaaattaatatgtgaAGTGTAAGGCCTTGGTAGTCCCACTTTCATAAATCCGGAGCTGCATTTTATTCCGAGAATGGTACAAGCTTACTCTTCTAAATCGCATTTTCGCCAGTGTaaaaaaatggggaaaaaatttttttaaagattctgAACCATCGgatatttttatctctttttttttaaggctccATTCTGGAGGAGTCCCCATGGGAGCTTGCCCTAACTTTAATTGTGCACTGTTTGCAATGTGTACCAATAACCCATATAACCTGCCTGCTTGAGTTAGTAAAAGTTAGTTAGCAGAAGATAAGACAATATAAGTTTAattaaatggaaattcagtttcacTACAATTGACCagctcagcgtaactactgtaacaatattattattatagcttttatatagcgctactttcatgctcatagcatgctcagtgcgctttggtccaatctcgtttgtggaccagtgggaaagaggggatatctaggagttggttttccatgctgactttaggcgttcagtaaacgctactctgcccgagtcgggtgtcaaacctcgaccCCCTTCTAGGTTGCCAAGACAAGCCAatttcaagcgcacttagcctctcgaccacgcttcccacatatagatgcaaatacaaacaacattcacagacgaaacacatacacactcacaactagctctttatgaattagacttctatgtttttctcgatgacgacagatgatcttgtattACTATGACCGATaatgggataaaggagtttttaaatctttctgttttagtcttaatggaaaggagacgaccacttcgttctgatctgatgtaacagtgtttaatgggtgcaggttgtctttaaggaTCGTGTGTGTTTTAGAAAGGCATCTTTCTTGAACAATATATGAGTGATTTACGCTGTTTTTTTCATTAGTCAATTAGTGTATGTTTGTGTGCTAGTGACGTGTAGAGAAATGATTAGCCTTTTATCGTGACGTAAACGAAAGTATGTCAATTACGTTTGCGGTGACGTAATTTAATTTGACATGCACGAGAAGTTTTAAAGGTGCTTAAAGACTATCTGTTTACCAACAAAACTTCGATATTTCCATACAGGTTAGTACTTTGACGAAAACACGAGAActctttatttaataattacattttcGGACAATGTCCCTATTATATGTTACATCTTTTCATAACAGGCCAACGCCACTGCTTTAAATCTAGTATACATTAAATTGattgtaaaatattaaatattattattatagcttttatattattattattattattattattatagcttttatatagcgctactttcatgcttatagcatgctcagagcgctttggtccaatctcatttgtggcccggtgggggggggggggggagggggtatctaggagttggttttccgtgctgcctttaggcagctcagtaaacgcaactctgcccgagtcgggtgtcgaacctcgagcgcacttagcctctcgaccacgcttgtAATCAATTAGTTATGCTCAATGCTATACACATTATAATGAGCACGATATCATGTCCTATGAACTAGAAGATGGATTCAATTTTTAGTTTCTGTTATGAagatatagatagatggatataaAAAGAACGTTTATAGTTACAAGACTGGATGTTATAAACAGCTGACCATTTGCTTGAGGGTAAATGTTCAATATAGTACAGGATATCTTGAGGTTATCGCTTTGAACAGTTTCTTCACAGATGCTGTTGTTGCCTCTGGCTGAGGAAacgtaatataaacaaaaaacagttttttttaaatagtgcaCATTCTGTTAAAAAAACTTAAGTCCACGACGAAAATGTGGAATCTGTTAAATTGGCTTGTCGTAAACAGTATGCCCAAGATTTAAGATACCCAGAGTCATAAGGCTTTTTTGTCTTATGCAGACTCTGGTTATTAAAAAGAAGCAACAAGAAAGTATATATTGTATGTGCTTTTGTTACGAATATTCTGTGTTTACTATTTAATCCTTGGAATGGTAACATATAAGTATttacttttcattttaaatttgtaatcatATAATCATAGCGGgctttattaactctttctttctgtaattatttaccacattctggtggaatcaacgctggtatcgtcagttaggagagaaagagttaatgtggGTTCCCCTTATATTTCATTGTTGGTATACATCCTTTTTAATACTATTgcatgatataaatataaaaatatgcaaACTGATAACTACAATAGTCCATATGAAATAAACATGATTCATATTGTGTTTACAGTTTCTGAGAGAATTTGCAAAATATAAATAGAGTTAAGAAACTGGCTTTACCATATGTTGATAAATTGCATGTGTACAAAGGATATGGCCATTTCTCACTTGCTGGTAACATGTAACGTAGAGACCATAAGGCTGTATCGTCTCGGGATACAGATGAGAGTGTTAAATTGAATGCATACACAGTCCTGTTGGTTTGTTTCAAAGTTGTAATTGTGTTGGTCGGCAACACATCAATACATAGCAAATTGTGATTACACATAGACAAAGGTCTGCCATCTTTTTGCCATGTGCAATCCACTGAATCGCTGAAGTTATGCATGAATGAGCTGACAAAACTGTACGGTTTGCCTTCCTCAGCCAAGGGACAACCTTTGTTTTTCTCTGAAACAGAatataaacataacaaaaaaaaagtttgcacatATTGTATAAATAGTTAAAGCAAAGTGATAAAATGATTGTCTCTCTGCTTCGTAACTCAAtaaagattgggattttttattttcgatattttaaggacttctctaagtccacccaaccctAAATGGTACCTGACTTGagtaaagtaaaggcgattggtggTTGTGTTGACCACATTACACCTTCGTTTTGCGAAGGACATAAAAGAAGGCGGCCTCCCTATATATTTCAAtacctttttttaattaatatattgcaATTTTGAGTTGGGATGACAAAAAACGTGTGTAATTAAAAAGTAATAGATAAAAATATaatggtattttaaaatattacagtGAAATGGCAAATGGTAAGATATTAATTCGTTTTAAATTTCACATAGTTTAATATAATTAGTTTACATTATACGTTGaagcctaaagaaaaaaaaaacagtcttcgAGCTCaattttcatataaaaaaaacctCAAATCTTCAACATACTAATCTAACGAAGCATAATGATGCCCGAGATTCTCACAATTCTTTAAACATTGCGAAGATTTAGGATTTGACAGGACCGGTATATTTATATTGCCCCAATTCAATTTCAGCAAATTATGTAGCAAGCTTTAAATAGGTGACCCTCTATTTCTACTCTAAAGGCTATTCATCTATCTTTGGAatttacatttctatattttttcatgcacttttattaacttttaatGCACCTTTATTACCTTTTTATGCACTTGTATTAACTTTTTATGCACTTTTAATTTGTGgtgtttaaatatgttttatacggtataattacttaaatattatcGACTTTATGCTTACCtgcaaacaaaataacaataaaggCAACATTGGCGATCCTTGCTTTATGAAAATAGTAACctgtcattatttatttatttatttaaactcaatttaaaaaacaaacaaactcgtACTTGTACAAAATTGTATATTAGTGAAACGCAttgtttttgttcacaaaatatGTAGGCTGTGAAGCTTCTCTCTTCGCTAGAAATAGCTTGATACATATTCTTCATCATGACTACAACTTTCATAATTTCATTTCCGTCCTGAACAACTCAACAATACTTTCGTCACTTTACCCAAGCATTAATTGATATTCTTGGTAAATAGTTTCAGTGTGACTCATAATGTGTTTCACTTGACTATGAAGTATGGTATCTATAAAAGTAGGcctaagtgtaaaaaaaaataaagaggccAACTGTTTGAgggataaaaatatttattgtaatttttctttactttatattaaagtaattttttgtttgcagaaacctttttttatttaaatacacaaGATAAGGAACAAAAGTTTAGTCAAGCTCACTATTTCGTCATGCAATCATTCCTTTATAACTAATAAATCTTTCTGTGCatcattttctatctctgtcCTGTtcatgtctctgtctgtctgtctgtctcactctctctctgtctctctctctctctgtatatatatatatatatatatatatatatatatatatatatatatatatatatatatttgttaagtctctctctcatctaaccaggccttctgtaaacactgctcaacacaacacatcacaAACACTGTCTCTAGTCCGCGAAGGCTTCTCATCACAGGACCATAACACGGGTCAAATTTATGTGCAAAGTTCATCGTCATCGTCACATGTGCCAGATGATCATTCTGTCAACCCGAATCGCGCAATATAAGTAACATTCTCTTTTAGACCATAAGATCtatatagggcaggtgatgtaaatgTCTTCTGCTTATGTGGATGTCATGTAATCAGATCAATGACTAAGGGCCTTTACTTTTCCGCAATAAGTGTTAGGTATGTTGACCTCTTAAGATcccaatgtttaaaataaaattgcagtcttcaccaggatttgatcCATGGACCCTCtaggttctgaagccaagcgctttgtcACTCAGCTAGCtctgatatttgatatttagaACGCTATGTATAACTCAATATGAATTTCTAACAGGTTAAGATGATATGGTCACATTGCAttacaaataacattttaatagcCAACATCCTTGTCAAGGAAGAGCGAGAAGTAATGAAGAATATATAATTTCGATTACTCATGAAGAACGTCAGTGACACTCGTTGGGAACATCAAGAACGTATCTATCTACACTACCTCACCCGATATTTGACTAAATACAGATGTAAACTACATTGATAGACGAAGTCGGCAAACATGACTGTTGTAGATTTAAGTACAATTGACtgaaaaagttgtaaaaaaaaaaagaaattaaatcacACTGAAAACAATTATTTGTGTGAGTACCAGTGCACTAAATGACACATATCCTTTATTTATAATGATAAAAATTTCTGTATATACAACTTTTAGTCATGTTGGTCCCTAAAACCAGAactattaattttattacacTCATTGTTACAGGacaatttaaataatgtttacgATATTATGgagaatgaataaaaataagaacaattattttatttgtggtaTACGCGTAGTCtcttgattattattattatttctttttaacattaaaagaatttttcttGATATAAACTGATCATCACAAACACTCGCTAGTATTGACattgttgtgggctaatctaatctgacttcgattatgtatcaataattacttaacattagccacagaacattacaaaatagatatacttgataacaacattcagttctataaaatgagactttattaaccactgggaaatccgtccagtctatctaaaacgtcgctatatctaacTACTATTCAACTACAATTCAAAACacagcctacttctaacataacgccatgttggtctcttgttcgaCTAAGTCTACCCatgtcattagtctgtcttactacgtcattacttttaccgtcgctaaaactatacacaatatatttaactaacaaaactaacctactctctaaactagtacattacaacATGTACAGAAAGTATTTTGACACAGAAAGAAACGAAACTGAATCTTGTTATCTATAGGATAGAATGAATATGACAAACTTAAGATGGCAACCGAAACT
Protein-coding regions in this window:
- the LOC106055250 gene encoding uncharacterized protein LOC106055250 isoform X3, with amino-acid sequence MHNFSDSVDCTWQKDGRPLSMCNHNLLCIDVLPTNTITTLKQTNRTVYAFNLTLSSVSRDDTALWSLRYMLPASEKWPYPLYTCNLSTYARGNNSICEETVQSDNLKISCTILNIYPQANGQLFITSSLSARIHRHMECYHNVSASKPDYYTSRCETQIALRNINVTSDSLYVAIYPSLRNTEEDTKYGQNVKLQRFKSASILALHGCQEIIELGESIHCSCRPNDDSTIPTQIAWYDRSNSVLSIGNFKLSVTATAINEEYVCRGRTVVGVESVPVFYKPQYFKRGLNLRCEVKTYDTYLLINCSTSRIYPEGACFFTFQGEDFLSNGLRNIPGLPFVNEYMTLCNFTLSTITLRDGNYTIAVNVYPVITGTHRDRFYGTNYTITFHHKYVSSIQNMDARLDLAHGQVVLSISVSALVIVLIISFICVWKKLGYRKCVQSKQELHLQNSSSEYANVSSSQNNVPLDGLYSNSKVIAHRSLFQEVQNVHYREITSINYVTSDFVDNVSYITILD
- the LOC106055250 gene encoding uncharacterized protein LOC106055250 isoform X1, producing MTGYYFHKARIANVAFIVILFAEKNKGCPLAEEGKPYSFVSSFMHNFSDSVDCTWQKDGRPLSMCNHNLLCIDVLPTNTITTLKQTNRTVYAFNLTLSSVSRDDTALWSLRYMLPASEKWPYPLYTCNLSTYARGNNSICEETVQSDNLKISCTILNIYPQANGQLFITSSLSARIHRHMECYHNVSASKPDYYTSRCETQIALRNINVTSDSLYVAIYPSLRNTEEDTKYGQNVKLQRFKSASILALHGCQEIIELGESIHCSCRPNDDSTIPTQIAWYDRSNSVLSIGNFKLSVTATAINEEYVCRGRTVVGVESVPVFYKPQYFKRGLNLRCEVKTYDTYLLINCSTSRIYPEGACFFTFQGEDFLSNGLRNIPGLPFVNEYMTLCNFTLSTITLRDGNYTIAVNVYPVITGTHRDRFYGTNYTITFHHKYVSSIQNMDARLDLAHGQVVLSISVSALVIVLIISFICVWKKLGYRKCVQSKQELHLQNSSSEYANVSSSQNNVPLDGLYSNSKVIAHRSLFQEVQNVHYREITSINYVTSDFVDNVSYITILD
- the LOC106055250 gene encoding uncharacterized protein LOC106055250 isoform X2, translated to MRFTNIQFCTKKNKGCPLAEEGKPYSFVSSFMHNFSDSVDCTWQKDGRPLSMCNHNLLCIDVLPTNTITTLKQTNRTVYAFNLTLSSVSRDDTALWSLRYMLPASEKWPYPLYTCNLSTYARGNNSICEETVQSDNLKISCTILNIYPQANGQLFITSSLSARIHRHMECYHNVSASKPDYYTSRCETQIALRNINVTSDSLYVAIYPSLRNTEEDTKYGQNVKLQRFKSASILALHGCQEIIELGESIHCSCRPNDDSTIPTQIAWYDRSNSVLSIGNFKLSVTATAINEEYVCRGRTVVGVESVPVFYKPQYFKRGLNLRCEVKTYDTYLLINCSTSRIYPEGACFFTFQGEDFLSNGLRNIPGLPFVNEYMTLCNFTLSTITLRDGNYTIAVNVYPVITGTHRDRFYGTNYTITFHHKYVSSIQNMDARLDLAHGQVVLSISVSALVIVLIISFICVWKKLGYRKCVQSKQELHLQNSSSEYANVSSSQNNVPLDGLYSNSKVIAHRSLFQEVQNVHYREITSINYVTSDFVDNVSYITILD